ACTGGAGTTATCATTAGCTTTTACCACTACCACTTACATTGTACCGCATAAACgaagaacaaaaacatgttttaaatattgcTTTGGTAGAGTCGTCTGTagaaaagagaagtgggagatgaagagagaagCGGCTCTTTGACTTCGTCCTCCCACATCACGAGACTGGCACAAGATTCCAGATGTGGGAGTTCGGTCAGGCCACAACACCGAGACAAAATGTCCCAAATAACAACCCAAATATGCTACTTGTTTGAGAAGTAGAAGCAGCTCATGTGCTGCATTAGCAAatcaaaaacaactttaaaacaagCATGCACCAATAATACCACTTTGGATTGTGAATGCAGTTTTGAATCTGACCAAACATCCATGTAATTGAACAACTAGCACTGAATCTCCATCAGCCTCTGTCCCAACCTGCAGTTCCGAGGAAGAGAAGCACAGCGATCCAGTAGACCCAGAAGAGCATGAGGCAGAAGAAGGTCCAGAATGGCTGCAGGACGAGCAGGGGAAGGTGGAGGAACACTTTGCCCGCAACATGGAACAGGGAGATGGTGATGGCCACACGTTTCCTCATGAAGaacatcaacagcagcagcactaccTGAAAGTgtacacagagtttctctgttcATTAACCGTCATTCAATTAAGCTGTTGAGTCAGATACTTAAATTCATACaagtctcttttctctgtcacGCCAGGAGAGACGTGTGTGCCTGTGCAAGACGACATACCGTGAAAATGGTGGCACCAATTGCATACGCGAGCAGGGCCTTGGCGTTGTCCCAGGCAACTTCGCTCCCAGGCTCTGATGTGGTGTTATTCCTTTGTTCGACGTACAGCCACCAGAGGACCGCGGTCCCACCtgcaaacaatcaaacagaCGAATGAAACATTAACATGTTTAAATGGATTAAATAGATAAGAGAACGGGTGCTTAAATCCTATAAAGCTCCTAAGAGTTACCTATAGAGCCGATGATAACCAGAATGGTAATAATCCACACTAGCACTTTGGTGATGTAACGGATGACGACCATCATGATGAGGGACAGAACtgcatcagagagagaaaaaaacccaATGCATCATACGAAGGTATCACACACAGGAAGGAAAGTTAAGTAGAGTGGGAGTCAAACATGAAGGTGAGGGGGGGGCATAGAAACCCAGAAAGATTGATCTAAAGATTAAATGAAAGATGTCTAAAACTGTCGTAGGATAAGTTTTGCCTTTTTTGCTGTGACAACAAGAGGAGACTTTAAATAAATGCCTGTGGGCTACACTGAAAACAATGGGGTAATAACATTTCCTGTTATTATTTTGACAAAAACAGTTTCTCTTCCGACAGTTGCCTTCAAGCCGAATTCTCCAGAGCAATCAAGGCTGCACTGAGGGAGCAGCAGGACAGAAAAATGCACACGTTTCTCACAGGATAAAAGGATTTCATCATTCATTAAATCCACATGCACACGGTAAGCCAGatttaataatgtgttttaCCCAAAGCCAGAATGCAGAGGCCCATGATGATCTCCTTGCTGGCCATCACCCCGGCGATGACACGACGCAGCACAGTGTTGTCACTGACAAATGTGATGAACGACTGAACAAACTCGACGTAGCAGCCGATGTCCACTGGAATACAGCGGTTGAACACTGGGGTAGCCTTACTACAAACAAGAAAGAGGTGAAGAATAGGGGttaattaatcatttaatttccTGAAAGAGTCCTGAAAGCATCAGACTATGGGAAACTGTCTATAGCTGTGTCCAAATTCCAGGGgaagcatcctttggaggacTCAGTCTGTGAAGACACAGCTTCAGTAGACAGGGCAGACAACGAAGGATTAGCTGGATCCTTCGTAGTCCAACAGAGGATCCACCTGTTCGATCGTTGATTGTTCAGGAATGGAAGGAGGCTTTTCTCATCCACATTTGAAAACACTTTGAAACAGGACAGCCTCGTGGCACCGCTGTGATGTAATCAGTCTTCGAATGCAGCCTCTGGAGGACGCGGCCCCTGACTTAGGACACagcttaaattgtttttattttggccCTTTTATTTCTGAGATGGGCATAAACAGTGACCAGACAAATGGACTTCTAGACctgattaaaatgatttaaaacaaaattacagAAGCACAATAAAGATGGTGGTTCCCCCTTCAAAACACTAACCACATAAACATCTCTTTCAGTCGCTGTATAAGTTTAAACATATCATGATATCACATCAGCTTCAATAACCTCCTGACAAGATCCAACTGGATCTGACCTTTTCCACAAGAGAATGCTGGCATTAAAAACAGACAGGGGAAAAGATGGTTacttaactttcttttttaacatttcattaaaaGCCAAAGCACTTGATTACCTTCTTACAACGGGGAGTGTGGGACATTTGGTGAATCTTTCCGAATGGCTTGTGTATCTCGTAGGAGAAATATCATAGGAACAGAGATGGGACCCTAAAAAGAGGGAAATACAAATTATCCTCCATGCTCAGTCTTGTTCATGTCACATTAAAACCTGTCTAGCAGTTACAATGGTACTAAATATTTCTGCCTAACGTTTATTATAAATAGATGGAAATACCAGTAAACTCAAACTCTAAGTTAATAAAGAGGACATTCCCATTTTCTCTAAAACATGCCGTCTTCTCACCGTTAGTCAGAGCAAACTTCTTCACTTCGTCATATGTGGTCAGGTTAGTCGCAGGGCATTTGGAGACACACAGGGCAATGGACTTAATCTTCCGGTTTACGAGATCGAGGTTGCAAGGTTCCAGAAAGAAAATGTTCCTGAGAGGAAGACAAAATTAGGAAATTTCAGGATTATTGACTATTGGGTATAAAGACACTGTAATTGCCACTAATATCAGTATATTTTACTATTGGGCAGTCGGGACTGTTCTGTTTGGGCAGAAAGATGTTGACATTTGCTGTCCTGTCACACAGATCCTTCTTTGTAGCAGAAACGCCTTTTATTCAAATGCTTTATCAGGCAATCAGCCCGATAAAGCATGACCCATTGTTTCAGTAAAACTGGGCTCGCAGGCTGCATGCTGATGGAAAGCTACTGCCCAAAAATCAGGCATAAAATCAAAGATTCCTCACATAAATGACAAAACATAATGTGTGTCATTTCTGTATCGATGATAAGTATCTTACATGAAGAGAGAGTGAGTTTAGGGAGGGGTTACAAAGAGAGAGATAAGCTCTTGAAGTATGTTACTCATTCAGATAAATGGAGAACTTAAGTAGCAGAACACAAATGCGACTATGACTCGTGTGCAGCCTTGCAGTGGTGATATTAATCTTCATTAACATCGTGATGAAGACTGATAACATCTCATCTTTGAACAGATTGTTACCGATGGAGAGAACACACCGATTTTTTGTTAATATGCTGAATcactttataaaaaatgtaGGTGTGAAAAATCAACTGCTTTTTGTAATATATGATTTTCAGGTAAATGTAAGTAGGTCACGGTCTGAACAGCTAAGAGGTAAAGCAATTTGTTTACGAATGCAGCAGTTTGTTAGATTAGGATTTCATGATGAAATCCTTGCATGCAGACATGTAAGGCTGAATTGCTTTGTCTGTGACCCTAACTCTCAACTACAGGAGGCAAAAAACAGCCTCAACACGTTATTTCAACATACTGAAAAAGTAgaaacacgtagaagacactgacGAAGATGCATAAAGAGTTTGTGGTGACAAAGAATAACACAGAATTTCCACAGAATATGTCGTCATTGTTGTAGAGTTGTTGGtgtgaacatgtctgtgcagagaaagtCCTGCTGTGtcgttcatgtgtgaaaggccaaCTCTGTCATCATCAAAACAGGAGATAGGAATTAATGAAAGCCGTTTGATGTACTGCAATCAGTGCTTTTCAGTCTAGAATCTACCAATCTAAAGTCTGATATAAATAAACCCGTACATCTCATTTTAAGTAATTTGTAACTAATCAGACTAACTTGTTTTCGGTCATGTCCCGCCCACTGAGAGGGACTCCCTCGATCTTGGTGTTGTTCCGACCGCAGGTGTTGCCATAGCTGTCATATCCTGAGACCAGCCTGGAGGCAGCTCCTGTGGCGATGGAGTAGCCACAGATACAAGCCTGCAGATGAGACAGATTACAAGTACACAATATTAACTATCTGCATGAAATACAAAGAATTAAAAATACTCTTCTTCAGTAGGTTTAAGGTTTAAACTATCTCGAATCAAAACCAGGGATTTTTACGCCTACAGTACAAATACAGTAACAAAAACTAATGGAAGTCTAGTCCAACAATCCTACCTTTGTGCAGGTTATAATATTAAATGTAAGGTTGGAAGTTGTGGTATTGTATCATGCAATTCACCTTGACCACAAACTACAATCTCCAAAGGGAATTAAAACCAGCACGTCCCTGATCCACTTTCAACCAAACCAGAATTTAGTAGAGAACTTTTTGGCAAAGGGTGTCTGTTTGGATTAAAGGGCCAATTCAAAGATCTCCAACTTTATTTACTGGCACTCTTGggactgtatacacacacacattgggcaGCTTATTAGGTACACCTAACTCAAACTAGTCAGACCAAATGAACTGGGTTGATTCTACTTTTTAGAATGCTGCAGTTTTGTGGTAACATCGTGAGTGTGCTAGGTTCCACTGGGTGTAATGGGAATGCTGCAGATTGAGCAAAAAGTTGAATCACCCGAGGAATGCACATTCGGACGCAGACGATCTAACGTGTGGCTGATGTGATGTGAAGTGCATGCAAGTCCACCTGCATGCATCCTCccgttcatcacacacacacacacacacacacagacacacacagacacacactcaccatgCCGACACAGAACAGTGTGTAGACGATGAGCCACGGGATGTCCGTGCAGCTGCGCTCCTCCAGCGGTTTCCAGTCCCGTTTCCCCTGCGCACACATGGGTCAACAACACACAGGAGCCGTTAGCTTAGCCTGACTGGTGCTCGGGCTGTGGAGCGGAGGAGACCCCGCCGCTCCACACACCAGCTCACCGACACGATACTGggaaattgttgttgttgttgttgctgtaaaaACAAGCTAAGGAGGCGGACGTAGCACACACGACACGTGAAGCTGCAATTTGAAAGCTGTTTAAAAGTCGCACGGGGACAAACTCACCTCCGAGCTGCTGCCACATCCCATCGTGAGAGACGACTTGagaaaacaaccacaacaaccgaAAACTTTCTGCGTCTGATCTCCGCCCGAACTTTTTCAGCTCAtgtctctcttctcatctcgCGAcgcctttcttcttcttcttcctcttccttttgtCCCCGGTGACCGCTGCTGCAATCCAACAAAACActtcttttatttaattgtcgTCTCTTTCATTTTAGGAGCAAACGCCCATGATGTTTGCAGGGTCCCCGCGCGAGGAGGAGCCGCAGGTGAATGCGGAAGGAGTCAAGTTTCTCCTGGTGCCTTCATGTGCGCTCAGACAAACCAGAGAGTTGGAGGAAAGATGGAGGAGGCGACCGCTGCCCCcggagtgaagccaaagcgtcacCATCGCCACCTGGTGTCGTCAAAATCCGTCAAGTTGTAAATGTCCACTGTTCCTACTGAACAAAattatgtgttttttctatttttctgtttatGCTCGCTCTGACACATTGTAGCCAATTCCTTGAATTTGAGTACACTGTGATTGTGATTCTTTGACggttttagttatttgatgtaaTAAAACTGGGTTGAAacgtaatgattgacagctgaaacaatATCTTTCACATCCTGGAtatcaggaggaagtggataaGTGTTGCCCATCTGTATATAGAATTTATAAGGCAAATGCATGAGCTGAACTAAAACCTACAGTGTTGTATCGTAATGAAtataaaaactgttattttatgttattaaaACTGTAAGCTTCTTTGAAATAGCTGGTGGATTGGTACAGCAACACACAAAGCCAAGCTCATTCCCTTGCTTAATTAAGTTTAGACAATGGATATATAACAAGTTTACATTCAAAGAAACAGCAGGGGTTATTGATGAGCAAGTTTTTCCAAAccttaaaatcttacatttctggaaaataaatattttcttgactttttttttttctcagcccCTCTGACCTCATCAGAGTCCAGTTTATATGGAAACATAAACAGTGAATCCACTAATGATTTAGAAGCTTTATTGAAATAACGTCTCTAAATTATTAAGTCAATTGAATACTGAGCAAATAGGAATCCTTGGACCCCCTTAGATGCCTTATATGTAACACATGGAATGTATATACTCAATGTGAATGTATAACATACTTGCCTTTGTTGCTATATAATATGTGCAATTAGCAGCCCTTCTGTTTTGGCCGAATTTGTGAGACAATAGCCCCAAACATACAGGCAGAGATAAAGATCTATCTTCAGTGACAAGAAGAACAAGTCCTGCAGCTCATGATCTGTTCACCTCAGAGCCTTGAGtgaataacacaaagagagagagagagagagaggtgacacTAAAAGACTAAATCCACCACTGATTTGCTTGGAACAACTTACCTGCCATATTCAGGTAAACTGCACAACTGTTGCTGTGAGAATTGGGGTTGTTCTCAAGTTATAAGGTGGTGACCTTATTTGATTTACTATATTATCTGCTTATTGCCAATCTTATTAAGTAGGAGGCTACGTGTAGGagcaaaaatgtgtgttttcttacaCTAACTTTTGTTGTGACCTCACACCCTCAAGGTCTATTGTGGAGGCTGACCCGTCTATAGCTTATATAGAGTATTTAGATTTTTAATGTCTGATGTTCTTCTTTAAAATACATACCGCTTATTTTTCTGAAATTTTTTCCATTTGGACAATGGATTTTTTTGGGCGGATGTATCGGCATAGTTTTAGCACTGCACTGTTCTATTGGACAAGGGTAACCACAGTAAAATATCTTTCGTCGTTTCTCATCAAAATTGAAGTCGGCTTAGGATGTTAGTATGTGAAGCTGTCTAccgtgaagaggagaagaagaagaagaagaagaagaagaagaagattattTATAAGTTAAGATTGTTTTTTAATACTGTTTCTTTTGTCTTTATTGAGTcggtttttaattaatttaaatctgTCATACCGCTCATCGTGCTgttatgtgtgttttgtgacaatatgtatatattattattgttcctttagaagaagaagaagaaatagaagaagaagaagaagatttagAAAGATACAACACTGTGGTCGTGTAGAATTTGGCGCCACATGCTGGAGTAACGAGGTCACTGAAGCTGGATGAAAACACGTTCAACAGCTTTTTACAGACAGAACTTTTAAACCACGGAAAAGCCTCAAAGCTGAACAGAAGCTTTTCATTT
This is a stretch of genomic DNA from Pleuronectes platessa chromosome 3, fPlePla1.1, whole genome shotgun sequence. It encodes these proteins:
- the LOC128437108 gene encoding choline transporter-like protein 1 encodes the protein MGCGSSSEGKRDWKPLEERSCTDIPWLIVYTLFCVGMACICGYSIATGAASRLVSGYDSYGNTCGRNNTKIEGVPLSGRDMTENKNIFFLEPCNLDLVNRKIKSIALCVSKCPATNLTTYDEVKKFALTNGSHLCSYDISPTRYTSHSERFTKCPTLPVVRSKATPVFNRCIPVDIGCYVEFVQSFITFVSDNTVLRRVIAGVMASKEIIMGLCILALVLSLIMMVVIRYITKVLVWIITILVIIGSIGGTAVLWWLYVEQRNNTTSEPGSEVAWDNAKALLAYAIGATIFTVVLLLLMFFMRKRVAITISLFHVAGKVFLHLPLLVLQPFWTFFCLMLFWVYWIAVLLFLGTAGTAVKNNSTGAVEYQMQGPFQYLVWYHAVGLIWISEFILAFQQMTIAGAVVTYYFTRNKSQMPATPILSAMGRTIRYHLGTLAKGSFIITLVKIPRLILTYVHSQLKGKENACARCMLKGCICCLWCLEKCLKYLNQNAYTATAINSTSFCTSARDSFLILVENALRVAAINTVGDFVLFLGKVLIVSCTAFAGILALNYQKDYTVWVLPLFIVCMFAFLVAHCFLSVFENVVDVLFLCFAVDTKYNDGSHGREYYMDKALMEFVENSKKMGYYKPEEGDGRELKPMTRGGTVA